The window ACGCTCATTCCTTCGGCAGTGTTACGCAGGACAGCGGCATAAGGATGGAAGGTATGGATATGAAACGGTTTCGTGTCTCTCCTGATAAAAATGAGAGCGTGGACGTCTTGTTTTTTCGACTGAATGGTGAATGGGGCGAACATGACCTGAAATCGTTTCTCTCCTGCCTTGATCCCACTGAACGGCAACATGCGTTGGAACGGAAAGGTTGTATTCAGACTCGTTATATTCGTGCCCATGGGGGGCTAAGGCATATATTGAGTGCTGCAGTGTCTTTGCCTCCAGAGGAAATCGCTTACGTTTATAACCACTATGGCAAGCCTGCAATAAAGTCTGGAAACATATTTTTCAATATGTCGCATTCAGATCAATTCTGCATGGTGGGCCTTTCCAACAGATATGCCATTGGGGTGGACGTACAGAAACATGTTCCTCTGGATAATATACGAGCGCTTGCCAAAGAAGTTTTTTCTTCGGAGGAATGCCGACTCCTCGAAAGAACATTACCCAAGCAACGACACATCACTTTTTTTAACATGTGGGCTCGCAAAGAAGCATTGCTTAAATATTTCGGCATTGGAATGGCAGAGCGCCCGTGGGATTGGACTGTTCGACCACGAGGAAGGCGGGAAGCGAGTTCCATCTATATGGGAGAGAAGAAGCTTCCAATAAAACTCTATTCTGGAAATGTCCAAGGCGTTCTTTCTTGGGGAATTGCTTGGGGACCATTGAAAATTTCATCTTGTCAGCATTCTTGTGTGTAATTGTCATATGACAAACAAAACTCATATAGGTGTGTACGATCATGTGTAAGATAAGTATGAATATTACATGTTTTTTGTATGGGTTTATCTGTGAAAAAATGATCTTGAGCAATAGATGTTTAATTTTTTACATCGGAGATGACTGTATTTCCAGCAATTTCAAAAGAAAACATAGTTTGTGTCTGGTGTGGAGTATAAGAGAGTGGCTTAAGAATAGAATGTAGCTGTATCAGGAGATTACGATGGCGGAATACCAAAGAATACTGCATCATATTCTCAAACTTATAGAAAAGCGCGTTGTGACGTCACAATCTGTGGATGTACATACGCCATTTACATCGTTGGGAATGACATCG of the Desulfovibrio inopinatus DSM 10711 genome contains:
- a CDS encoding 4'-phosphopantetheinyl transferase family protein, producing the protein MDMKRFRVSPDKNESVDVLFFRLNGEWGEHDLKSFLSCLDPTERQHALERKGCIQTRYIRAHGGLRHILSAAVSLPPEEIAYVYNHYGKPAIKSGNIFFNMSHSDQFCMVGLSNRYAIGVDVQKHVPLDNIRALAKEVFSSEECRLLERTLPKQRHITFFNMWARKEALLKYFGIGMAERPWDWTVRPRGRREASSIYMGEKKLPIKLYSGNVQGVLSWGIAWGPLKISSCQHSCV